In one Babylonia areolata isolate BAREFJ2019XMU chromosome 12, ASM4173473v1, whole genome shotgun sequence genomic region, the following are encoded:
- the LOC143288118 gene encoding transmembrane protein 45B-like — protein MTSFWGYVTEGVLLLVLAQWWLINTCVDIITCKHRKQVFRPRVTYPWPGTTLPVEILYKLSISVFGVLAQLLYGGGRFHDENGDFRSMDQLMYMSIYGIFCLHALLDLLLWLRLPLVRGSHYASAATGFFWYAVALHYSAQDYPDEGVKVMVLTFPVFVLLPVSACFVLDPLWRRGFTVHVARAYFLQVYATWCFQSAHALHSADAFPGSAPNPNWDPTDHRNVAYTAAFFGLHLCINLLLVAAAYTATAVFLRVRQGVKVDNGEDYVSGSGYTSVPSCSHDGDGDGRDFDMAASSKFLAA, from the exons ATGACGTCATTCTGGGGTTACGTCACGGAGGGCGTTCTCCTTCTGGTGCTGGCCCAGTGGTGGTTGATCAACACGTGTGTGGATATcatcact tgCAAACACAGGAAGCAAGTGTTCAGACCCAGAGTGACCTACCCCTGGCCTGGCACCACACTTCCTGTGGAGATCCTCTACAAGCTGTCCATCTCCGTGTTCG GAGTCTTGGCGCAGCTTCTGTACGGAGGGGGTCGGTTCCACGACGAGAACGGCGACTTCCGGAGCATGGACCAGCTCATGTATATGTCCATATATGGAATCTTCTGCCTGCACGCGCTTTTGGACCTGTTGCTATGGTTACGCCTGCCGCTCGTGCGGGGAAGTCACTACGCCTCGGCCGCTACAGGGTTCTTTTGGTATGCCGTGGCTCTGCATTATag CGCCCAGGACTACCCGGATGAAGGGGTCAAGGTCATGGTCCTGACCTTCCCCGTCTTCGTCCTTCTCCCCGTCAGTGCCTGCTTCGTTCTGGATCCCCTGTGGCGCAGAGGGTTCACCGTTCACGTGGCCCGCGCCTACTTCCTGCAAGTGTACGCCACCTGGTGTTTCCAGTCTGCGCATGCCCTGCACTCCGCTGACGCGTTTCCGG GCTCAGCCCCCAACCCTAACTGGGACCCCACAGATCACCGTAACGTGGCCTACACCGCAGCCTTCTTCGGCCTTCACCTTTGCATAAACCTCCTGCTCGTCGCTGCAGCCTACACCGCCACTGCCGTCTTCCTGCGCGTGCGCCAAGGGGTCAAGGTCGACAACGGCGAGGATTACGTTTCCGGTTCCGGTTACACTTCCGTTCCCTCCTGCagccatgatggtgatggtgatggcagagATTTTGACATGGCTGCGTCGTCCAAGTTTCTTGCTGCTTGA